In one window of Pseudoalteromonas espejiana DSM 9414 DNA:
- a CDS encoding substrate-binding domain-containing protein, protein MLANLKLALKKFKSLKFLTLSTLLLFTHQSAANIVIAIVGKTKNDSFYQQAFKGCLKFASDHPEVICKYDGPKDFQDIRSQSIVINNLVQQGIDGLIVATTDSQHLVTRSLMALKSKNIPVITFDSDLLEKHQHHRLAYVGSNNFDFGIALGEQVKKLTKKENNTICMQSGHHTTPNLNKRIAGVRYALSKQSTEHLSGQNGWREHNRCPLFSLGKREESLIQLMHILKTKNPPIFLAVAGFAQFNPHYVNALEPYKQMIESKDIIIVSADTEEIQLNVLSRGLSSANIGQNPFEMGRLSTELMHDYILYDKKPEQTHYYTDFHYCTQSNATHCTVNH, encoded by the coding sequence ATGTTAGCAAATTTAAAACTAGCTCTTAAAAAGTTTAAAAGTCTTAAATTTTTAACCTTAAGTACATTGCTTTTATTTACTCATCAAAGTGCTGCCAATATAGTGATAGCAATCGTAGGTAAAACTAAAAATGACAGCTTTTATCAACAGGCTTTTAAAGGGTGCTTAAAGTTTGCAAGTGATCACCCAGAAGTAATATGCAAATACGATGGCCCAAAAGACTTTCAGGATATCCGCAGTCAATCTATAGTTATCAATAACTTAGTGCAACAAGGAATTGATGGACTTATTGTAGCCACCACCGATTCTCAGCATTTAGTGACCCGTTCACTTATGGCGCTAAAAAGTAAAAACATTCCGGTTATTACCTTTGACTCAGACCTACTAGAAAAACACCAGCATCATCGACTCGCATACGTAGGCAGTAATAACTTCGACTTTGGCATAGCCTTAGGAGAGCAAGTCAAAAAACTAACTAAAAAAGAAAATAACACTATTTGTATGCAATCAGGGCACCACACTACCCCTAACTTAAATAAACGTATTGCAGGCGTGAGGTATGCACTTTCTAAGCAATCAACTGAGCATTTATCTGGTCAAAATGGTTGGCGTGAACACAACCGCTGCCCATTATTTAGTCTAGGCAAGCGCGAAGAGTCACTTATACAGTTGATGCATATATTAAAAACTAAAAACCCGCCTATATTTTTAGCTGTCGCTGGGTTTGCACAATTTAACCCACACTATGTCAATGCACTTGAGCCTTACAAGCAGATGATTGAAAGTAAAGATATTATAATAGTATCTGCCGATACCGAAGAAATTCAGCTCAATGTGCTTAGTAGAGGCTTGTCGTCCGCTAATATTGGTCAAAACCCTTTTGAGATGGGGCGTTTAAGCACTGAGCTTATGCATGATTACATTCTATATGACAAAAAGCCCGAGCAAACTCATTACTACACCGATTTTCACTACTGTACACAAAGTAACGCCACACACTGCACCGTAAACCATTAG
- a CDS encoding glutathione S-transferase family protein codes for MIKFYFHHTPNPMKVALFLEETGLPFELVPLDTLKGEQHTPEFKAINPNAKAPAIVDGETRVFDSNAILMYLSEKHDKLAGKVENRAEMLSWLMFIASGLGPYSGQSVHFRHMAPEGLDYAVNRYLREAQRHYEVLDTHLEGRDFIVGDEYTIADVSAWGWIDKAPVVLGEEGLAPYPNLKRWFESIDSRPAVARARKIGTDVAFKKEFDEEAKRAFFPSNYPKG; via the coding sequence ATGATCAAATTTTATTTTCACCATACACCTAACCCAATGAAGGTTGCTTTGTTTTTAGAAGAAACAGGGCTGCCGTTTGAACTTGTGCCACTTGATACGTTAAAAGGTGAGCAACATACACCTGAATTTAAAGCCATTAATCCTAATGCAAAAGCACCTGCTATTGTTGATGGTGAAACTCGTGTGTTTGATTCAAACGCTATTTTAATGTACCTAAGTGAAAAGCACGATAAGTTAGCAGGTAAGGTGGAAAATCGCGCCGAAATGCTCTCATGGTTAATGTTTATTGCATCGGGCCTTGGGCCGTATTCTGGGCAAAGTGTACACTTTAGACACATGGCGCCAGAAGGGCTTGATTACGCGGTTAACCGATACTTGCGTGAAGCACAGCGCCATTACGAAGTGCTTGATACACACCTTGAAGGCCGGGACTTTATAGTGGGTGATGAATACACCATTGCTGATGTATCTGCTTGGGGTTGGATTGATAAAGCACCAGTAGTGCTTGGTGAAGAAGGCTTAGCACCATACCCTAATTTAAAACGTTGGTTTGAAAGTATTGATAGCCGCCCAGCGGTTGCTCGTGCGCGCAAAATAGGCACCGATGTGGCCTTTAAAAAAGAGTTTGATGAAGAAGCCAAACGCGCGTTTTTTCCATCTAATTACCCTAAAGGTTAA
- the dps gene encoding DNA starvation/stationary phase protection protein Dps, translating to MSNSQHPIEFTAPGMDNEAAKQTIATLDNRLVALLDLQLTLKHIHWNVVGPSFIGVHEMLDPQVDAVREMTDTIAERIATLGGTPQGTPQSIVERRSWNEYSLGKAFVVEHLGALDKVYTGVNGDHRKAIETLSELDPVSEDMITSQLGDLEQFQWFVRAHIESSAGKLNH from the coding sequence ATGAGTAACTCACAACATCCAATTGAATTTACAGCCCCAGGTATGGATAACGAAGCAGCAAAGCAAACTATTGCAACACTTGATAACAGACTCGTTGCCCTTTTAGACTTGCAACTTACTTTAAAGCATATTCATTGGAATGTAGTGGGACCAAGCTTTATTGGTGTTCATGAAATGTTAGACCCACAAGTTGACGCTGTTCGCGAAATGACCGACACCATTGCTGAGCGTATTGCAACTTTAGGTGGTACACCGCAAGGTACACCTCAATCAATTGTAGAGCGCCGCTCATGGAACGAGTACTCTTTAGGCAAGGCCTTTGTTGTAGAACATTTAGGAGCACTAGATAAAGTTTACACAGGCGTTAATGGCGATCACCGTAAAGCCATTGAAACTCTATCTGAGCTAGATCCTGTATCTGAAGACATGATCACCAGCCAACTTGGCGATTTAGAGCAATTTCAGTGGTTTGTACGTGCACACATTGAATCGTCTGCTGGCAAACTTAATCATTAA
- a CDS encoding DUF4810 domain-containing protein produces MKKLLSLVVVCAALAGCNSTKEPIYYYGDYSTAVYAYLKADEVSAEEQISMLEQIISEAAGKNKPVAPGLHAHLGMLYFETGNPSLGTTHFETEKTLFPESVQYIDFLLNSAKGA; encoded by the coding sequence ATGAAAAAATTATTATCTCTTGTTGTGGTCTGTGCTGCCCTAGCAGGCTGTAACTCAACTAAAGAGCCAATTTATTATTACGGCGATTATAGCACTGCAGTTTATGCCTACCTAAAAGCAGATGAAGTATCAGCTGAAGAACAAATTAGTATGCTTGAGCAAATAATTAGTGAAGCTGCGGGTAAAAACAAACCTGTTGCGCCTGGCCTTCATGCTCACTTAGGTATGCTCTATTTTGAAACAGGTAATCCTTCTTTAGGTACTACTCACTTTGAAACTGAAAAAACACTTTTCCCAGAGTCAGTTCAGTATATAGACTTTCTTTTAAACTCAGCAAAAGGTGCCTAA
- a CDS encoding catalase, protein MAESFKYSGNKGHGGELHQKASDEHPTMTTTQGCPVSDDQNSLRAGKRGPGLLEDHVMREKIFHFDHERIPERVVHARGYGAHGYFETYDTLEDLTCADIFQRKGEKTPVFTRFSTVAGNKGSPDLARDVRGFAVKFYTQEGNWDLVGNNIPVFFIQDAMKFPDLIHSAKAEPDRGFPQAQTAHDNFWDFVSLSPESMHMVMWAMSDRAIPRSLRFMEGFGVHTFKFINAKGDEKFVKFHWKPKGGMQSVVWNEALKLNGADPDFHRRDMWESIGNGDFPEWELGVQVFDQQFADEFEFDVFDATKLIPEEQVPVQIVGRMVLDRVVDNFFAETEQVAFCTQNIVPGLDFTPDPLLQGRNFSYLDTQTKRLGGPNFTHIPVNAPKCPMRHFQQDGHMAMHNPKGRVNYEPNSWSGGENNPRECPVHGFKSSSEPEVSGGDKLRYRSETFSDHYSQARQFYLSQTDVEQAHIQYALVFELSKVEHLPIRERVVSHLLNIDDTLAQEVAKGLRLQEMPEPAEAAMPTRDDLPTSDALSILKNAPNTFKGRKLGILVSDGFDADIFDSVVNELEAEGANFEIIAAQVGGACCSKGKHIAADQVINGGPSVLYDAVMVLATQEGAEKLAGIPEAKDFVNDAFAHMKYIGYTQEAMPLFKAAGLDGKADDGWVDLEAHSADKFIEVLRNLRFWQR, encoded by the coding sequence ATGGCTGAATCATTTAAATACTCAGGTAATAAAGGGCATGGCGGCGAGTTGCATCAAAAGGCGTCGGATGAACACCCTACCATGACCACCACGCAGGGCTGTCCTGTAAGCGACGATCAAAACTCATTACGTGCAGGCAAGCGCGGCCCTGGATTGTTGGAAGATCATGTAATGCGCGAAAAGATCTTTCACTTTGATCACGAACGCATTCCTGAGCGTGTGGTACATGCCAGAGGTTATGGCGCACACGGATATTTTGAAACATACGACACGCTTGAAGATTTAACCTGTGCAGATATTTTTCAGCGAAAAGGTGAAAAAACACCAGTGTTTACTCGCTTCTCTACGGTTGCAGGTAACAAAGGATCGCCAGATTTAGCACGTGATGTACGCGGTTTTGCTGTTAAGTTTTATACCCAAGAGGGAAACTGGGATTTAGTGGGTAACAATATACCTGTATTTTTTATTCAGGATGCAATGAAGTTTCCTGATCTAATACATAGCGCTAAAGCTGAGCCAGATCGTGGTTTTCCACAGGCGCAAACAGCGCATGATAACTTTTGGGATTTTGTGAGCTTGTCACCTGAGTCAATGCACATGGTTATGTGGGCAATGTCTGATAGAGCTATTCCGCGCTCTTTACGCTTTATGGAAGGCTTTGGCGTTCATACTTTTAAATTTATTAATGCCAAGGGCGATGAGAAATTTGTAAAATTTCATTGGAAACCAAAAGGCGGAATGCAATCGGTAGTATGGAACGAGGCACTTAAGCTTAATGGCGCCGATCCTGATTTTCATCGCAGAGACATGTGGGAATCTATTGGCAACGGCGACTTCCCTGAGTGGGAGTTAGGTGTGCAAGTGTTTGATCAGCAATTTGCTGATGAATTTGAATTTGATGTTTTTGATGCCACCAAACTTATACCTGAAGAGCAAGTGCCAGTACAAATTGTTGGCCGCATGGTGCTTGACCGTGTTGTAGACAACTTTTTTGCAGAAACAGAACAAGTCGCATTTTGTACTCAAAATATTGTACCAGGGCTCGACTTTACACCCGACCCGCTACTTCAAGGTCGTAACTTTTCGTACTTAGATACTCAAACTAAGCGCTTAGGCGGGCCTAATTTTACGCACATTCCGGTTAATGCTCCTAAATGTCCAATGCGTCATTTTCAACAAGATGGCCACATGGCAATGCACAATCCAAAAGGGCGTGTAAATTACGAACCAAACTCGTGGAGTGGCGGTGAAAATAACCCGCGCGAATGCCCTGTACATGGCTTTAAAAGCTCAAGCGAGCCTGAAGTAAGCGGCGGTGATAAATTACGTTATCGCTCAGAAACATTTAGCGATCATTACAGCCAAGCACGCCAATTTTATTTAAGCCAAACAGACGTAGAGCAAGCGCATATTCAATACGCGCTAGTGTTTGAGCTTTCTAAAGTTGAGCATTTACCAATACGTGAGCGTGTGGTTTCGCACTTACTTAATATTGACGATACGTTAGCGCAAGAGGTTGCCAAAGGCTTGCGCTTACAAGAAATGCCAGAGCCGGCAGAAGCCGCAATGCCAACTCGCGATGACTTACCTACTTCAGATGCGCTTAGCATTTTAAAAAATGCGCCTAACACCTTTAAAGGCCGCAAGTTAGGTATTTTAGTAAGCGATGGCTTTGACGCAGATATTTTTGATTCAGTTGTAAATGAACTTGAAGCCGAAGGCGCAAACTTTGAAATTATTGCAGCGCAAGTTGGCGGCGCATGTTGTAGTAAAGGCAAGCACATTGCTGCGGACCAAGTAATTAATGGTGGCCCTTCGGTATTGTACGATGCAGTAATGGTACTGGCGACTCAAGAAGGCGCTGAAAAACTTGCTGGTATTCCTGAGGCTAAAGACTTTGTAAACGATGCATTTGCCCATATGAAATACATTGGCTACACGCAAGAGGCAATGCCTTTATTTAAAGCGGCAGGCCTTGATGGAAAAGCAGATGATGGTTGGGTAGATTTAGAGGCGCATTCAGCCGATAAGTTTATTGAAGTGCTACGCAATTTAAGGTTTTGGCAACGTTAA
- a CDS encoding CsgG/HfaB family protein, with protein MRISNKHIKTIIISALTASTLSGCATTSSKVVETPTVASYNTTYSGTKSKLVVGQFVNRSSFQNGIFSSGQDRLGSQAKTTLMSHLQQTNRFSVLDRDNMAALAEEAKLTGTKQVLSGAKFVVTGDVTEFGRKAIGDRQLFGLLGKGKSQIAYAKVTLNIVDVTTSEVIYSVQGAGEYSLSEREVIGFGSTASYDATLNGKVLDLAIREVVNKLVTGLESGQWGNK; from the coding sequence ATGCGCATAAGCAATAAACACATTAAAACAATAATAATTTCTGCATTAACTGCATCTACGTTATCTGGTTGTGCAACTACATCGTCAAAAGTAGTTGAAACGCCAACTGTAGCAAGCTACAACACAACCTACTCTGGTACAAAAAGCAAATTGGTCGTAGGCCAATTTGTAAATCGCTCTAGCTTTCAAAACGGTATTTTTTCCTCAGGCCAAGACCGATTAGGCAGCCAAGCAAAAACAACACTAATGAGCCACTTACAACAAACAAATCGCTTTAGTGTGCTCGATCGTGACAATATGGCAGCCCTTGCAGAAGAAGCAAAGTTAACAGGGACTAAACAAGTTCTTAGCGGAGCTAAATTTGTGGTAACTGGGGATGTAACAGAGTTTGGTCGAAAAGCCATAGGCGATCGCCAACTGTTTGGCTTATTAGGTAAAGGTAAATCGCAAATTGCATATGCAAAAGTGACCTTAAATATTGTTGACGTAACAACTTCAGAAGTTATTTACTCAGTTCAAGGCGCTGGCGAATACAGCTTATCTGAGCGCGAAGTTATTGGATTTGGTAGTACAGCTTCATACGATGCTACTTTAAACGGAAAAGTGCTTGATTTAGCGATTCGTGAAGTAGTTAATAAGCTTGTTACTGGTTTAGAATCAGGTCAGTGGGGTAATAAATAA
- a CDS encoding GFA family protein: MKLNGSCHCGKVKFTVNSKHPYPYNLCYCSICRKTAGSGGFVINLNAQYSTLEVTGREHITVYHAKIGDKTSPAERHFCKHCSANLWLYDARWPEQVHPFAGAIDSELPIPPERTHLMLGSKANWVNTPINKGDKQFEEYPDESIAAWHQRLNLEQ; this comes from the coding sequence ATGAAGCTCAATGGCTCATGCCACTGTGGCAAAGTGAAATTTACGGTTAACTCAAAACACCCTTATCCTTACAATTTATGTTATTGCTCTATTTGTCGTAAAACCGCTGGGAGCGGCGGATTTGTTATTAATTTAAACGCGCAATACAGCACGCTTGAGGTTACAGGGCGAGAACACATCACTGTTTATCATGCAAAAATAGGCGATAAAACCAGCCCTGCAGAGCGTCATTTTTGTAAGCATTGTAGTGCCAACTTATGGTTATACGATGCACGTTGGCCAGAGCAAGTTCATCCTTTTGCTGGTGCAATAGATAGTGAGTTACCCATACCCCCAGAGCGGACTCATTTAATGCTTGGTAGTAAAGCAAACTGGGTAAATACACCCATAAATAAAGGTGATAAGCAATTTGAGGAGTACCCTGATGAAAGTATTGCTGCTTGGCATCAACGTTTAAACCTAGAGCAATAA
- a CDS encoding DUF2189 domain-containing protein: MPTTNTINKHAEFARCIECNKVDTFAAFHWLALAFKDMARAPLLSLIYGVIFTLIPVAIVYSAVFTGTYLVILPATVAFALIGPAFAAGLYDVAWELEKGHKPTFAHSIKSMFRNPVGEWGFAILLMVIMIAWMRLAALVHALYPSHANPTFEELSAFLTLGSIIGGVLLVTVFSLSAFAPQIMMERRVDIMTAVISSMNAVKTNFAAMVVWSICIFLLVAIGFATGATGFIIIMPLLSYASWHAYIAVIKTKKPRGYE; the protein is encoded by the coding sequence ATGCCAACAACAAATACTATTAATAAACATGCAGAATTTGCTCGCTGTATTGAATGCAATAAAGTTGACACTTTTGCGGCCTTTCATTGGCTTGCACTTGCGTTTAAAGACATGGCGCGCGCACCGCTACTGAGCCTTATTTATGGCGTTATATTTACGCTGATTCCTGTTGCCATTGTTTACTCAGCAGTGTTTACAGGTACCTACTTAGTTATTTTGCCAGCAACCGTTGCCTTTGCTTTAATAGGTCCCGCATTTGCAGCAGGGCTATACGATGTAGCATGGGAACTCGAAAAAGGCCATAAACCAACGTTTGCACATTCTATTAAGTCGATGTTTAGAAACCCCGTAGGTGAATGGGGGTTTGCTATATTGCTTATGGTAATAATGATTGCTTGGATGCGCTTAGCCGCATTAGTACACGCTTTATACCCAAGCCACGCCAACCCAACCTTTGAAGAGCTATCGGCGTTTTTAACACTGGGCAGTATTATTGGCGGCGTATTATTAGTAACGGTATTTTCGCTTTCGGCATTTGCCCCACAAATTATGATGGAGCGCCGCGTTGATATAATGACCGCAGTGATCAGCTCTATGAATGCAGTAAAAACTAACTTTGCTGCCATGGTTGTGTGGTCAATCTGTATATTTTTATTGGTAGCTATTGGTTTTGCTACCGGTGCGACAGGCTTTATTATTATTATGCCGCTACTTAGCTACGCCAGTTGGCATGCCTATATAGCTGTTATTAAAACTAAAAAGCCTCGCGGATACGAGTAA
- a CDS encoding DUF799 domain-containing protein translates to MFNLKTLTTAALLALLALLAGCVSPPPAHDYTAFKQADPHSVIILPPLNNTPEVIAPYSVMTQMVAPIAESGFYVFPVALVEQTFKGNGLTVASDVHQVPVKKLHDIFGADTALYITIEEYGTSYVVISSETAVTVSASLVDLRSGEQLWQGTARASSAEQQNNSGGGLVGMLVVAAINQIAETVTDKGFEIAAITSTRLLSSDAYNGLLYGPRSPNYGQPAPSEKKQ, encoded by the coding sequence ATGTTTAATTTGAAAACACTTACGACGGCAGCACTATTAGCACTATTAGCACTTCTTGCAGGGTGTGTATCGCCTCCACCAGCACACGATTACACCGCATTCAAGCAAGCTGATCCTCATTCAGTAATTATTTTACCGCCATTAAATAATACACCTGAAGTTATAGCCCCATACAGTGTTATGACCCAAATGGTTGCTCCTATTGCTGAGTCTGGTTTTTACGTATTTCCAGTAGCTCTTGTTGAGCAAACCTTCAAGGGCAATGGCCTCACAGTTGCAAGCGATGTACACCAAGTACCAGTAAAAAAACTACATGATATTTTTGGTGCTGACACTGCTCTATACATTACTATTGAAGAATATGGTACGAGTTATGTTGTAATTTCTAGCGAAACCGCTGTAACTGTATCAGCGTCATTAGTAGATTTACGTTCAGGCGAACAGCTATGGCAAGGTACTGCAAGGGCTTCTTCAGCAGAACAGCAAAATAATAGCGGTGGCGGATTAGTTGGCATGCTTGTAGTTGCTGCTATTAATCAAATAGCAGAAACAGTAACCGACAAAGGGTTTGAAATTGCAGCGATTACTTCTACCCGTTTACTATCGTCTGATGCTTATAACGGCCTTCTGTACGGACCACGTTCACCTAACTACGGTCAACCAGCACCTAGCGAAAAGAAGCAGTAA
- a CDS encoding alkaline phosphatase PhoX → MVSRREFLLSAGTLAFLGLSRSAMGIVALPEVTAKLPAYGPLLADTNALLDLPEGFTYQVISKIGDKMDDGLDVPDRADGMGCITLDNERVALVRNHELQPLHIDTASALISNHKTPLAYDSLENGVALPGGTSHIIYNLKEQKREQEYLSLCGTIRNCSGGVTPWGSWLTCEETVMDTKDGLNKSHGYVFEVPGNAKGLVTPEPLYDMGRFNHEAAAIDPRTGIVYLTEDRGDSLFYRFIPHQRGKLNQGGQLQAMVIKNQPQFDSRNWSASAMQLHSDLAVEWINLTDPKSPNDDLRKQGHNKGAALFARGEGIHWGNSELYFCCTNGGAKQLGQVMKYQPSIHEGTDQESASPGKIQLFVESTNESLYNFGDNLTVAPNGHLIVCEDQYTETVNNHLRGVTPKGEVYNFAKLHAQSELAGACFSPDGKTLFVNVYMPTKTLAITGPWDSFKL, encoded by the coding sequence ATGGTTTCTAGAAGAGAGTTTTTACTCAGTGCGGGTACATTAGCATTTTTAGGCTTATCGCGAAGTGCCATGGGTATAGTAGCACTGCCAGAAGTAACAGCCAAATTACCAGCTTACGGCCCATTACTTGCCGATACTAATGCATTGCTTGATTTACCAGAAGGGTTTACTTATCAGGTTATATCTAAGATTGGTGATAAAATGGATGATGGCCTAGATGTACCCGACAGAGCCGATGGTATGGGCTGTATTACATTAGATAATGAGCGTGTTGCGCTTGTACGTAACCACGAATTACAGCCGTTACATATTGATACTGCGTCTGCTTTAATTAGTAACCATAAAACACCTTTAGCTTATGATTCGCTTGAAAATGGTGTAGCGCTACCGGGTGGTACAAGCCATATTATTTATAATTTAAAAGAGCAAAAACGCGAGCAAGAATATTTATCCTTGTGTGGCACAATTAGAAATTGCTCTGGTGGTGTAACGCCTTGGGGAAGCTGGCTTACCTGTGAAGAAACCGTTATGGATACTAAAGACGGCCTTAATAAATCACATGGTTATGTATTTGAAGTACCAGGCAATGCTAAGGGTTTAGTAACTCCTGAGCCATTGTACGATATGGGTCGCTTTAATCACGAGGCTGCAGCAATAGACCCCCGCACCGGCATTGTTTATTTAACAGAAGATAGAGGCGATAGTTTATTTTATCGATTTATTCCTCATCAACGCGGTAAATTAAACCAAGGCGGCCAGCTTCAGGCTATGGTTATTAAAAATCAGCCGCAGTTTGACAGCCGAAACTGGAGTGCTTCAGCAATGCAATTGCACAGCGATTTGGCTGTAGAGTGGATTAATTTAACCGATCCTAAAAGCCCCAACGACGATTTAAGAAAACAAGGTCACAACAAAGGCGCTGCTTTGTTTGCCCGTGGTGAGGGTATTCATTGGGGTAATAGCGAGCTTTACTTTTGCTGTACAAATGGCGGGGCAAAACAGCTAGGGCAGGTAATGAAGTATCAGCCATCAATACATGAAGGCACCGACCAAGAAAGCGCAAGTCCGGGTAAAATTCAGTTATTTGTAGAGAGCACTAATGAGTCTCTTTATAATTTTGGTGATAACTTAACAGTTGCGCCAAACGGCCACTTAATTGTGTGTGAAGATCAATACACAGAAACAGTTAACAATCATTTAAGAGGGGTTACGCCAAAAGGAGAGGTGTATAACTTTGCAAAATTGCATGCACAAAGTGAATTGGCTGGGGCGTGTTTTTCACCTGACGGAAAAACGTTATTTGTAAATGTATACATGCCAACTAAAACGCTTGCTATAACAGGCCCTTGGGATAGTTTTAAGCTTTAA
- a CDS encoding nucleoside-binding protein, which translates to MNFLKTLFTTLILLLSHSALAENWSVTQLHTNFGDALNPFTGESSFTRTYTIEHASEHDLGDNYFFIDFLNDSLTDGFQDTGIYGEWYTTLSLSKALNTSLKYGPIKDTGLVFGINAGEEGLMKYTPGIKLSWDAPGFDFLTTTFAGYIDANGGVQKDQLAKQDNSIFIDLAWGAPFSLGSQAFYFTGHVEYISGRDDEQGSKVNEWLLAQPAVHWDVGQNFNLDAKQLMVGVEWRYWYNKLGTDEIENQPFLHAIWVF; encoded by the coding sequence ATGAATTTTTTAAAAACACTGTTTACAACACTTATACTGCTTTTGTCGCACTCAGCATTGGCAGAAAACTGGAGCGTTACACAGCTTCACACAAATTTTGGTGATGCCTTAAACCCTTTTACAGGGGAGTCGTCATTTACACGCACATACACTATAGAGCATGCATCTGAGCATGACTTAGGTGATAACTACTTTTTTATCGACTTTTTAAACGACAGCCTTACCGATGGTTTTCAAGATACGGGTATTTATGGCGAGTGGTACACAACACTTAGCTTATCTAAAGCACTTAATACCTCTTTAAAGTATGGCCCAATAAAAGATACAGGTTTAGTGTTTGGTATTAATGCAGGCGAAGAAGGCTTAATGAAATACACGCCCGGTATAAAGTTAAGTTGGGACGCCCCTGGATTTGATTTTTTAACCACAACTTTTGCTGGATACATCGACGCTAACGGTGGCGTACAAAAAGATCAGCTAGCTAAGCAAGATAACAGTATTTTTATAGACCTTGCGTGGGGCGCTCCTTTTTCGTTAGGTAGCCAAGCATTTTATTTTACTGGCCACGTTGAATATATTTCAGGGCGTGATGACGAGCAAGGTAGCAAAGTAAACGAATGGCTGCTTGCGCAGCCCGCAGTGCATTGGGATGTTGGTCAAAACTTTAATTTAGATGCTAAGCAATTAATGGTTGGGGTTGAGTGGCGTTATTGGTACAACAAGCTAGGTACTGATGAAATAGAAAACCAACCATTTTTACATGCTATTTGGGTTTTTTAA
- a CDS encoding mechanosensitive ion channel family protein produces MDDIINNIDVNQYLPAALNWATNILLAIVILLLGLWLAGKVRGIIIGLCHKYTHLDDTLFRFLGSMARYIILAFVFIAVLNRFGVQTASIIALLGAAGLAIGLALQGAMSNLAAGVMLLIFRPYKVNDFIEAAGRFGKVTEVDMFTTILQTFDNQQVIIPNSQIWGAQIINHSHHPIRGVDMHFGVAYDENTDAVRKVIDSVLEAHPHILKDPAPFVEVETLNNSSVDFLVRPFCKGEHYFEIIYTVPELIKKALDENNIEIPFPHRKVILVNENKD; encoded by the coding sequence ATGGACGACATAATAAATAATATAGATGTAAACCAGTACCTACCTGCAGCACTTAATTGGGCAACTAATATTCTGCTAGCAATTGTTATTTTACTTTTAGGTTTGTGGCTTGCAGGTAAAGTAAGAGGGATAATTATTGGCTTGTGTCACAAGTACACTCATTTAGACGACACTTTATTTCGCTTTTTGGGCAGCATGGCCCGTTACATTATTTTAGCGTTTGTATTTATTGCCGTGTTAAATCGCTTTGGTGTACAAACGGCTTCAATTATTGCGTTATTAGGCGCTGCAGGTTTAGCAATTGGTTTAGCATTGCAAGGCGCTATGTCTAACTTAGCTGCAGGCGTAATGTTACTCATATTTAGACCTTATAAAGTGAATGATTTTATTGAAGCAGCAGGGCGCTTTGGTAAAGTAACTGAAGTAGATATGTTTACTACAATTTTGCAAACGTTCGATAATCAGCAAGTTATTATTCCAAATAGCCAAATTTGGGGGGCGCAAATTATTAACCACTCGCACCACCCAATTCGTGGTGTAGATATGCACTTTGGTGTGGCATACGATGAAAACACCGACGCAGTTCGTAAAGTAATAGATAGTGTATTAGAGGCGCATCCACATATATTAAAAGACCCTGCACCATTTGTAGAAGTAGAAACACTTAATAACAGCTCAGTGGACTTTTTAGTAAGGCCGTTTTGTAAAGGTGAGCATTATTTTGAAATTATATACACAGTGCCTGAGCTTATTAAAAAAGCCCTTGATGAAAACAATATAGAAATTCCATTCCCACATCGTAAAGTTATTTTAGTTAACGAGAATAAAGATTAG